One genomic window of Prosthecobacter algae includes the following:
- a CDS encoding protein tyrosine phosphatase: protein MKLLFLCSRNHWRSPTAEAIYQNDPRVQVRSAGVSSAARTRVSEKSLRWADVVCVMEHWQKKRLRDDFPTVMGDLRIEVLDILDDYEYMDPALIELIRERVEPLIM, encoded by the coding sequence GTGAAGCTTCTCTTTCTCTGCTCTCGCAATCACTGGCGCAGCCCCACCGCTGAGGCCATTTATCAAAATGACCCCCGCGTTCAGGTACGCTCCGCCGGAGTCAGTTCGGCGGCGCGCACCCGGGTAAGTGAAAAGTCGCTGCGATGGGCCGATGTGGTTTGCGTGATGGAGCACTGGCAGAAAAAGCGCCTCCGCGATGACTTCCCCACCGTCATGGGGGATTTACGGATCGAGGTGCTGGATATCCTCGATGACTATGAGTACATGGACCCCGCTCTCATTGAGCTGATTCGAGAGCGGGTGGAACCCTTGATCATGTAG
- a CDS encoding efflux RND transporter periplasmic adaptor subunit — protein sequence MQRLLALSLVLAALSSCERAQQKTAAAPPPSPVTVAKPLATELTEWDEFIGRLDAPESVEIRARVSGYLEKIHFREGSDVKAGDLLFTIDPRPYQAVVDRTQADVERAQVRVKLAKMEAERAKELMESKAIAVEQIDQRNQALAEAEASLRSSRATLQQAQLDLEFTQLKSPISGRTGDVLITQGNLINGGSNNSNATVLTTIVSVDPIHCYLDVDEQSALKYRELRRLGQRASALDQNIPAEMALANEEGYPHKGVIDFVDNRLDPGTGVIRSRALFPNPDGLMAPGFFARVRIPGSGKYKALLVHDNAIGSDQGKPFLFVISTEGVAKQVPVEIGPLHEGLRVVKTGIAQDDRVVVEGMALVRNGATVLVKEEREMKVAPLQTATK from the coding sequence ATGCAAAGACTCCTTGCCCTCAGCCTGGTGCTGGCCGCGCTTTCCTCTTGTGAGCGCGCTCAGCAAAAGACCGCCGCCGCACCGCCGCCCTCCCCGGTCACGGTGGCTAAACCCCTGGCAACTGAGCTGACGGAGTGGGATGAGTTCATCGGCCGCCTGGATGCCCCGGAATCCGTCGAAATCCGTGCCCGCGTCTCCGGTTACCTGGAAAAAATCCACTTTCGGGAAGGCAGCGACGTCAAGGCTGGCGACCTGCTTTTCACCATTGATCCGCGCCCTTATCAGGCCGTGGTGGACCGCACCCAGGCCGATGTGGAACGCGCACAGGTTCGGGTGAAATTGGCGAAAATGGAGGCCGAGCGTGCCAAGGAACTCATGGAATCCAAGGCCATCGCCGTGGAGCAGATTGATCAGCGCAATCAAGCCCTGGCGGAGGCCGAGGCCAGTCTGCGCTCTTCCCGGGCAACGCTTCAGCAGGCGCAACTGGACCTGGAGTTCACCCAGCTCAAATCCCCCATTTCTGGAAGAACGGGGGATGTCCTCATCACCCAGGGGAACCTTATCAACGGCGGCAGCAACAATTCCAACGCCACCGTCCTGACCACCATCGTCTCCGTGGACCCCATCCACTGCTACCTTGACGTGGATGAGCAGTCGGCCCTCAAATACCGTGAACTTCGCCGCCTTGGGCAGCGCGCCAGCGCCTTGGATCAGAACATCCCTGCCGAAATGGCCCTGGCCAATGAGGAGGGATACCCGCACAAAGGCGTAATTGATTTTGTGGACAATCGGCTGGACCCCGGCACGGGCGTTATCCGTTCCCGCGCCCTGTTTCCAAATCCAGACGGTCTCATGGCTCCCGGCTTTTTCGCCCGTGTGCGCATTCCTGGCAGCGGCAAATACAAAGCCCTGCTGGTGCATGACAACGCCATCGGCAGCGATCAGGGCAAGCCGTTCTTGTTCGTGATTTCCACGGAGGGAGTCGCCAAGCAGGTGCCGGTGGAGATCGGGCCCCTGCATGAAGGTCTGCGCGTGGTGAAAACGGGCATTGCCCAGGATGACCGGGTGGTGGTGGAGGGCATGGCCCTCGTCCGCAATGGGGCTACGGTCTTGGTCAAGGAAGAGCGCGAGATGAAGGTCGCCCCGCTGCAAACCGCCACGAAATAA
- a CDS encoding dihydroorotase translates to MKRLYRHAQIASEDSAQLMRGDVLVEGDRIIGVAAEITGVADAEVIDCTGRILLPSLFDIHVHAREPGQEDKENIATCAEAAINGGVTGFVMMPNTSPAIDNAGVVRTVLETARRTRIGASIYTSGAITKGRKGEELAGIAGMKAAGCVMLTDDGYAVDNPQVLRRAMEYARDFDIPLASHCEVKELSGKGSMHEGKISYALGLQGIPSISEEICISRDIRLAEYTGVHLNIQHVTTAEGMGTIKRAKDRGIRVTCEIAPHHLMFSHEDIGDYDTHYKMNPPLRTKEDNALLLQGLKDGWFDVIATDHAPHTPFEKNQAFASAPFGITGLETALPSLFDCFISKGILDWGLIVKRYSAEPRRLMKLELVPVKQGGIADFILFNPNRTTTFTPEFMKSKSINTPFLNKTLKGLVERVIYRGEELLAR, encoded by the coding sequence ATGAAACGTCTCTACCGCCACGCCCAGATCGCCTCCGAAGACTCCGCCCAACTGATGCGCGGGGATGTTCTGGTGGAGGGGGATCGCATCATCGGCGTAGCCGCTGAGATCACCGGGGTGGCGGATGCCGAGGTTATTGACTGCACGGGCCGCATCCTGCTGCCCTCTCTTTTTGACATCCACGTCCATGCCCGTGAGCCGGGCCAGGAGGACAAAGAAAACATCGCCACCTGTGCCGAGGCAGCCATCAATGGAGGGGTGACGGGTTTTGTCATGATGCCGAACACCTCCCCGGCGATCGACAATGCCGGGGTCGTCCGCACGGTGCTGGAAACTGCACGCCGCACACGCATCGGGGCCAGCATTTACACCTCCGGAGCCATCACCAAAGGCCGCAAGGGGGAGGAGCTGGCAGGCATCGCCGGCATGAAAGCCGCCGGCTGTGTGATGCTGACGGATGATGGTTACGCCGTGGACAACCCGCAAGTGCTGCGCCGCGCCATGGAATACGCACGCGACTTTGACATTCCCCTGGCCAGTCACTGCGAGGTGAAGGAACTCAGCGGCAAAGGCAGCATGCATGAGGGAAAAATCAGCTACGCCCTCGGCCTGCAAGGCATCCCCAGCATCAGCGAAGAGATCTGCATCTCTCGGGACATCCGCCTCGCAGAATATACGGGCGTGCATCTGAACATCCAGCACGTGACCACCGCCGAAGGCATGGGCACCATCAAACGCGCCAAGGACCGGGGTATCCGCGTCACCTGCGAGATCGCCCCCCACCATCTCATGTTCAGCCATGAAGACATCGGCGACTATGACACGCACTACAAAATGAACCCACCGCTACGCACGAAGGAAGACAATGCGCTGCTGCTGCAAGGGCTCAAGGATGGTTGGTTCGATGTCATCGCCACCGACCACGCACCCCACACGCCGTTTGAAAAGAATCAGGCCTTCGCCAGCGCCCCCTTCGGCATCACCGGCCTGGAAACGGCGCTGCCAAGCCTCTTTGATTGTTTCATCTCAAAAGGCATCCTGGACTGGGGCCTCATCGTCAAACGCTACTCCGCGGAGCCGCGCCGCCTGATGAAACTAGAGCTCGTGCCTGTGAAGCAAGGCGGCATCGCCGATTTCATCCTCTTCAATCCAAATCGCACGACCACCTTCACCCCCGAGTTCATGAAGTCGAAGAGCATCAACACCCCCTTCTTGAACAAGACGCTGAAGGGGCTGGTTGAGCGAGTGATCTATCGCGGTGAGGAACTGCTGGCGCGGTAA
- a CDS encoding multidrug efflux RND transporter permease subunit, with protein sequence MNISRFFVDRPIFATVLSIVITLLGGLSYFGLAVNQYPDVVPPTVVVSATYPGANAQVIADTVATPLEQEVNGVENMLYLSSSCTNDGRMNLTVTFKLGTDLDQAQVLVQNRVNAALPRLPEDVRRLGVQAQKRSPDLTLAVQFFSPDDSRDVIYLSNYVLLQVQNQLARLPGVAEASTLGGLDFSMRIWLDPDKIAGRDLTAGDVLKAIREQNVQVAAGQLGAMPAPEGTSFNYTLTTKGRLITAEEFGDIVIKTNADGQVIRVSDVARIELGARDYAVKSYMDGKNAVSLRIFQLPGTNALDTADGVYAKMAELKERFPPGVDYRINYDPTRFVRASMESVLHTLLEAIILVVLVVVVFLQNWRASLIPLLAVPVSLVGTMAVMQAFGFTLNNLSLFGLVLAIGIVVDDAIVVVENVERFIAKGHSPRQATLLAMKEVTGPVVAVALVLTAVFVPTAFLGGITGEFYRQFALTIAASTIISAFNSLTLSPALTALLLPPHGAKPDMLQRAIDLLFGWFFRLFNKFFNGLSNVFGSIVAKLVRIGIVVLLAYGGLIGLSGHLFKITPTGFIPTMDMGYMLVVVQLPDGASFERTDAVVREMDVIARETPGIAHTFAISGYSSVLQANQSNVGAAFLILEPHDKRTPEQTSDALINEMKKRFSGIQAGRVIVLPPPALRGLGNAGGFKFQIQDLNNAGLAGLQNATNSLMDALRAEPGFTSMISGFRSNVPQYYLDIDRQAAKNMGISLADINETLQVYMGSAYVNDFNLFGRTYQVTAMAEPQYRVRPEDVLRLKTRNQKGEMVPLGALVKMNRIGGPDRVARYNMYTTADVNGNTLPTVSSGEMVSSVERLAKEKLPDGFAIEWTDLTYQQLLAGNTIVFVFPLCVLFVFLVLAAQYESWSLPLAVILIVPMCLLSALVGVWIRQMDNNIFTQIGLVVLVGLAAKNAILIVEFARQRQEAGMDRFAAAVEATKLRLRPILMTSFAFILGVLPLVIAKGPGAEIRQALGTAVFYGMIGVTFFGLLFTPVFFVLLSRNVKKPVVEDDHSHVAEL encoded by the coding sequence ATGAACATCTCCCGCTTTTTCGTGGACCGGCCGATTTTCGCCACGGTTCTCAGCATCGTCATCACCCTGCTGGGGGGTCTGTCTTACTTCGGCCTCGCGGTGAATCAGTACCCCGATGTGGTGCCGCCCACCGTGGTGGTGAGCGCCACTTATCCTGGGGCGAATGCCCAGGTCATTGCCGATACCGTCGCCACTCCGCTGGAGCAGGAGGTCAACGGGGTGGAAAACATGCTCTACCTGTCCTCGTCCTGTACAAACGACGGGCGCATGAACTTGACGGTGACCTTCAAGCTGGGCACCGATCTCGATCAGGCTCAGGTGCTGGTGCAAAACCGTGTGAACGCGGCCCTGCCACGTCTCCCGGAGGACGTGCGCCGACTCGGCGTGCAGGCGCAAAAGCGCTCGCCTGACTTAACCCTGGCCGTGCAGTTCTTTTCGCCGGATGACTCCCGCGACGTCATTTACCTCTCCAACTACGTTTTGCTGCAGGTGCAGAACCAGCTCGCCCGACTGCCGGGTGTAGCGGAGGCCTCTACCCTGGGTGGGTTGGATTTCTCCATGCGCATTTGGCTGGACCCAGACAAGATCGCTGGGCGCGACCTGACCGCTGGCGATGTGCTGAAGGCGATTCGCGAGCAGAACGTCCAGGTGGCTGCCGGGCAGCTCGGTGCCATGCCTGCGCCTGAAGGCACCAGTTTTAACTACACCCTCACCACCAAAGGCCGACTGATCACGGCCGAAGAATTCGGTGACATTGTCATCAAGACCAATGCCGATGGCCAGGTCATCCGCGTCAGCGATGTCGCCCGCATTGAACTGGGGGCCCGCGACTATGCGGTGAAGAGCTACATGGATGGCAAGAATGCCGTCTCCCTGCGTATCTTCCAGCTTCCTGGCACCAATGCTCTGGACACAGCGGATGGGGTGTATGCCAAAATGGCGGAGCTGAAAGAACGCTTCCCGCCGGGGGTGGACTATCGCATCAACTATGACCCCACTCGTTTCGTCCGTGCCTCCATGGAGTCGGTGCTCCACACCCTGCTTGAGGCCATCATCCTGGTGGTGCTTGTGGTGGTGGTGTTCCTGCAAAACTGGCGCGCCTCTCTGATTCCGCTGTTAGCTGTTCCGGTGTCTCTCGTCGGCACCATGGCGGTGATGCAGGCCTTCGGGTTCACGCTCAACAACCTGTCTCTCTTCGGTCTTGTGCTCGCCATCGGGATCGTGGTGGATGATGCCATTGTGGTGGTGGAAAACGTGGAGCGCTTCATTGCCAAAGGCCACTCTCCACGGCAGGCCACCCTCCTGGCCATGAAGGAGGTGACCGGCCCGGTCGTCGCCGTGGCTCTGGTGCTCACGGCGGTGTTCGTGCCTACAGCCTTTCTCGGTGGCATCACGGGGGAGTTTTATCGCCAGTTCGCTCTGACCATCGCGGCCTCCACGATCATTTCAGCGTTTAACTCGCTCACACTCAGCCCCGCCCTGACGGCCCTGCTGCTGCCTCCACACGGGGCAAAACCCGACATGCTGCAGCGCGCGATCGACCTATTGTTCGGCTGGTTCTTCCGGCTGTTTAACAAGTTCTTCAACGGTCTGTCTAATGTCTTTGGTAGCATCGTGGCGAAGCTGGTCCGCATCGGCATCGTGGTGCTCCTGGCCTACGGGGGCCTCATCGGGCTGTCTGGCCACCTGTTCAAGATCACGCCCACCGGCTTCATCCCCACCATGGACATGGGCTACATGCTCGTTGTGGTTCAGCTTCCGGATGGGGCTTCGTTTGAGCGTACCGATGCCGTGGTGCGTGAGATGGACGTCATCGCCCGCGAAACGCCAGGCATCGCCCACACCTTCGCCATCTCCGGTTATTCCTCCGTGCTCCAGGCGAACCAGAGCAATGTCGGTGCCGCCTTCCTCATCTTGGAACCGCATGATAAACGCACGCCCGAGCAAACCTCGGATGCGCTCATCAACGAGATGAAAAAACGCTTCTCCGGTATCCAGGCTGGGCGTGTCATCGTGCTGCCCCCTCCCGCCCTGCGCGGCCTCGGCAATGCGGGCGGTTTCAAGTTCCAGATTCAGGACCTGAACAACGCTGGATTGGCCGGTCTTCAAAATGCGACCAACTCCCTCATGGATGCCCTCCGGGCTGAGCCGGGCTTCACCTCCATGATCTCTGGCTTTCGCTCTAACGTGCCACAGTACTACCTCGATATTGATCGCCAGGCTGCCAAAAACATGGGCATCTCCTTGGCCGATATCAATGAGACCCTGCAGGTGTACATGGGCTCCGCCTACGTCAATGACTTCAACCTCTTTGGCCGCACCTACCAGGTTACGGCCATGGCTGAACCGCAATACCGTGTGCGGCCCGAGGACGTGCTGCGCCTGAAAACGCGTAACCAAAAGGGTGAAATGGTGCCGCTTGGGGCCCTCGTTAAAATGAACCGCATCGGCGGGCCAGACCGTGTTGCCCGCTACAACATGTACACCACGGCGGATGTGAATGGCAACACCCTGCCCACCGTCAGCTCTGGCGAAATGGTCAGCAGTGTCGAGCGGTTGGCCAAAGAAAAATTGCCCGATGGTTTCGCTATCGAGTGGACGGACCTCACTTATCAGCAACTCCTCGCCGGCAACACCATCGTCTTTGTGTTTCCTCTTTGCGTGCTCTTTGTCTTCCTCGTGCTGGCCGCCCAGTATGAAAGTTGGAGCCTGCCGCTGGCCGTGATTCTGATCGTGCCGATGTGCCTTCTCAGCGCCCTGGTGGGCGTGTGGATCCGGCAGATGGATAACAACATTTTCACTCAGATCGGGCTTGTGGTGCTCGTCGGTCTGGCGGCGAAGAACGCCATTTTGATCGTCGAGTTTGCCCGCCAGCGTCAAGAGGCGGGTATGGATCGCTTTGCCGCTGCTGTCGAGGCGACCAAGCTGCGTCTGCGCCCCATCCTCATGACCAGCTTCGCCTTCATTCTGGGCGTGCTGCCTCTGGTCATCGCTAAAGGTCCTGGTGCTGAGATTCGTCAGGCCCTCGGCACTGCGGTGTTCTACGGCATGATCGGCGTGACCTTCTTCGGCCTGCTGTTCACGCCTGTGTTCTTCGTCCTGCTTAGCCGGAATGTGAAAAAGCCAGTGGTCGAAGATGATCACTCGCACGTTGCTGAACTGTGA
- the proC gene encoding pyrroline-5-carboxylate reductase: MLKLGLIGCGKMGGALLRGVEKALGSKELSVAVSDVVPAAVDALRQSLACQTRVGTPAEVVSASEVVLLAVKPGDMKSLCEGLSSLEGSRLYISIAAGISVAQLESWLGERQRVIRCMPNTPALVATGAAAFSRGAKATVEDAAVAVKILGSVGTADEVSEKLLDAVTGLSGSGPAYVYTVIEALADGGVLMGLPRTAALRLAAQTVAGAAQMVLETGKHPASLRDEVTSPGGTTIAGLEQLEAHGLRHALIQAVRKATERSKELGA, from the coding sequence ATGTTGAAACTCGGTTTGATCGGATGTGGAAAAATGGGCGGTGCCCTCCTGCGCGGTGTTGAAAAAGCCCTGGGCAGCAAGGAGCTGTCGGTCGCTGTCAGTGATGTGGTGCCTGCGGCAGTGGATGCCCTGCGGCAGTCCCTTGCCTGTCAAACCCGAGTCGGCACACCTGCGGAGGTGGTCTCGGCCTCCGAAGTCGTCCTTCTCGCGGTGAAACCCGGGGACATGAAAAGCCTGTGTGAGGGACTTTCCTCGCTGGAGGGGAGCCGACTTTACATCAGCATCGCTGCCGGCATCTCCGTCGCCCAGCTCGAAAGCTGGCTGGGAGAGCGCCAGCGGGTGATCCGCTGCATGCCCAATACGCCCGCCCTGGTCGCGACCGGTGCCGCCGCTTTTTCGCGGGGCGCGAAGGCCACTGTGGAAGATGCCGCCGTGGCGGTCAAAATCCTCGGCAGCGTCGGCACGGCTGACGAGGTTTCTGAAAAGCTTCTGGATGCGGTCACCGGCCTCAGCGGCAGCGGTCCCGCCTATGTTTACACCGTCATTGAGGCATTGGCTGATGGGGGAGTGCTCATGGGCCTGCCGCGCACGGCAGCCCTACGCCTTGCCGCCCAGACAGTGGCCGGTGCCGCCCAGATGGTGCTGGAAACCGGGAAGCACCCGGCCTCCCTGCGGGATGAAGTCACCAGTCCCGGTGGCACCACCATCGCCGGACTTGAGCAGCTCGAAGCCCATGGCCTCCGCCACGCCCTCATCCAGGCCGTTCGCAAGGCCACAGAGAGGAGCAAGGAACTGGGAGCCTGA
- a CDS encoding ABC transporter substrate-binding protein, with amino-acid sequence MNLPLKLLVVLWICGSSSQALAAPDGPPAKKVRIQLKWHHQFQFAGYYAAEIQGYYRQAGLEVELREGNPNRRSLQVVQSGDADFGVTDCDVLLARMQGKPVVVCASIFQHSPYILLSVAKQGITKPSDLVGKRLMVATDQGEAEVRAMIIREGLPADRIEFRPHSWSNEDLIEGRVDAISAYSTVEPTQLRLRGVTPAFIRFSDYGVDFYGDTLFTTEGLVKKDPALVKAFVEASLKGWDYAMKHPEELIEHILQIPGVKERGILRENLEVEAREMVPLIQADLVEVGHMNDGRWERIAQTFVETQVVKELKHLQGFIWRPEAGTNLKPFLWGIAALSLIGSLATLWTLQLRRQVEVRTQEVREGQQKLSAILDNTFLLQGLLDTEGRVIEANSAARAFAGVELKEVVSKWFWDTIWWTHSSTEQDKLRDAIRQIQQGKDYVRFETVHPDRAGNIHAIDFSIRAVRQEDQFLRYMLVEGYDITDRKGAETARRVSEANLLALLENSSGAIWSLDRDLRYLTFNSRYLDHILVIGGKKAQLGQHVPDVEPAAHFAEWRPHYEKALKGERFKATFTEEVRGKTRIFQASFNPIRHSGEVTGVSVFSDDVTEQKHLEDQLRQSQKMDAIGQLAGGVAHDFNNLLTVIQANASLAKIVKLSPEMTTRAFSEILEASTRAGTLTRQLLTFSRQQPVNKTTLNLNQIVTDMNRMLQRLIGEHILINLRLSPAPALVHADLSMMEQVVLNLAVNARDAMPQGGTLTLTTRLVPLRQMPPQAPTQAAPGEYACLEVRDTGTGISEEHLERIFEPFFTTKAIGQGTGIGLATVFGIAQQHGGWVSVESQPGAGAAFRVFLPLLVNPVPAPAEEEIALPSSLGSRGSATILIVEDETTVRTIVKHVLTSHGYKVHEAVNGQEALTLWEEIGPQVDLVLTDMIMPGGVGGHELAAQLSARKASLKIIYTSGYSAETFRRDSVLPADAILLRKPYTAAQLLKEVHRLLPGEAGDKMA; translated from the coding sequence TTGAACCTGCCACTCAAACTGCTGGTCGTTCTTTGGATCTGCGGAAGTTCGTCCCAAGCGTTGGCCGCGCCAGATGGTCCACCCGCGAAAAAAGTGCGCATCCAGCTCAAGTGGCACCATCAATTTCAATTTGCGGGCTACTACGCCGCCGAGATTCAGGGGTACTATCGGCAGGCGGGCCTGGAGGTGGAACTGCGGGAGGGCAATCCCAACCGACGATCCCTACAAGTCGTGCAATCCGGCGACGCGGACTTTGGGGTGACAGACTGTGACGTGCTGCTAGCGCGCATGCAGGGCAAACCAGTGGTGGTCTGTGCCTCCATCTTCCAGCACTCACCCTACATTCTGCTGAGTGTCGCTAAACAAGGTATTACCAAGCCATCTGACCTAGTGGGCAAGCGGCTGATGGTGGCCACCGACCAGGGAGAGGCTGAGGTGAGGGCCATGATCATCCGTGAAGGGCTGCCGGCAGACCGCATCGAATTTCGGCCGCATAGCTGGAGCAACGAGGACCTGATCGAAGGGCGTGTGGATGCCATTTCCGCCTACAGTACGGTGGAGCCCACCCAACTCCGCCTGCGGGGAGTGACTCCCGCCTTCATACGCTTCAGCGACTACGGGGTGGATTTCTATGGCGACACGCTTTTCACCACCGAAGGCCTGGTGAAGAAAGACCCAGCCCTGGTGAAGGCTTTTGTCGAGGCTTCCCTGAAGGGCTGGGACTATGCGATGAAGCACCCGGAGGAACTTATCGAACACATCCTCCAAATACCCGGTGTGAAGGAAAGAGGCATCCTGAGGGAAAATCTGGAAGTGGAGGCCCGGGAGATGGTGCCGCTGATCCAGGCAGATCTGGTGGAAGTTGGTCACATGAACGATGGGCGGTGGGAACGCATTGCTCAGACTTTTGTTGAAACCCAGGTTGTCAAAGAGCTGAAACATCTTCAGGGCTTCATCTGGAGGCCTGAGGCTGGAACAAATCTGAAACCATTTTTATGGGGCATTGCAGCTCTCAGCCTCATTGGCAGTCTGGCCACGCTCTGGACTTTACAGCTACGGCGCCAAGTGGAGGTGCGCACCCAGGAGGTCAGGGAGGGCCAGCAGAAGCTTTCTGCGATTTTGGACAATACGTTTCTCTTGCAGGGACTGCTGGATACGGAAGGGCGTGTGATTGAAGCCAACAGCGCTGCCCGGGCCTTTGCAGGAGTGGAACTGAAAGAAGTGGTAAGCAAATGGTTCTGGGATACCATCTGGTGGACCCACTCCAGCACCGAACAGGACAAACTCCGCGATGCCATCCGTCAAATCCAGCAAGGCAAAGACTACGTCCGGTTTGAAACCGTCCATCCAGACCGGGCGGGAAATATTCATGCCATTGATTTCTCCATCCGGGCTGTGAGGCAGGAGGACCAATTCCTGCGCTACATGCTGGTAGAGGGATATGACATCACCGACAGGAAAGGCGCTGAAACCGCGCGCCGTGTTTCCGAGGCCAACCTCCTGGCGCTGCTGGAAAACAGCTCCGGGGCCATCTGGTCCCTGGACCGGGATCTGCGCTACCTGACCTTCAACTCCCGGTATCTGGATCATATCCTGGTCATCGGTGGGAAGAAAGCCCAGCTCGGCCAGCATGTGCCGGATGTGGAGCCTGCCGCGCACTTTGCCGAGTGGCGTCCTCACTATGAAAAGGCACTGAAGGGCGAACGTTTCAAGGCCACCTTTACCGAGGAAGTGCGCGGCAAAACACGGATTTTCCAGGCCTCCTTCAACCCCATCCGCCATTCGGGAGAGGTGACAGGTGTGTCCGTTTTCAGTGATGACGTGACGGAACAAAAGCACCTTGAAGACCAGCTTCGTCAGTCCCAGAAGATGGATGCGATTGGTCAACTCGCAGGCGGCGTAGCCCATGATTTCAACAACCTGCTGACGGTCATCCAGGCGAATGCATCCCTGGCCAAGATTGTGAAACTGTCCCCGGAAATGACCACACGTGCCTTCAGCGAAATTCTGGAAGCATCCACCCGGGCGGGCACTCTGACCCGCCAACTGTTGACCTTTAGCCGCCAACAACCCGTGAACAAAACAACGCTCAATCTCAATCAGATCGTCACGGATATGAACCGGATGCTGCAGAGGCTGATCGGGGAGCATATCCTGATCAACCTCCGCCTGAGTCCGGCACCGGCACTCGTGCATGCGGACCTGAGCATGATGGAGCAGGTGGTGCTGAATCTGGCCGTCAACGCTCGGGATGCCATGCCCCAAGGCGGAACGCTGACCCTGACAACACGCTTAGTCCCCCTGCGGCAAATGCCGCCACAGGCACCCACGCAGGCAGCACCCGGCGAATATGCCTGCCTGGAAGTGCGGGATACGGGGACAGGCATTTCAGAAGAACATCTGGAGAGAATTTTCGAGCCTTTTTTCACGACCAAAGCCATCGGTCAGGGCACGGGAATCGGCCTGGCCACGGTCTTTGGCATTGCCCAGCAGCATGGCGGCTGGGTCAGTGTGGAAAGCCAGCCAGGAGCCGGCGCCGCCTTCCGCGTGTTTCTGCCGTTGCTGGTCAACCCAGTGCCAGCGCCGGCAGAGGAGGAAATCGCCCTACCCTCTTCACTGGGTTCACGGGGCAGCGCCACCATCCTCATCGTTGAGGATGAAACGACGGTGCGCACCATCGTGAAACATGTGCTGACCTCCCATGGATACAAGGTGCATGAGGCGGTCAACGGGCAAGAGGCGCTGACGCTCTGGGAGGAGATCGGTCCCCAGGTGGATCTGGTGCTGACAGACATGATCATGCCAGGCGGTGTCGGTGGCCACGAGCTGGCTGCGCAGCTAAGCGCCCGCAAGGCGAGCCTGAAGATCATCTATACCAGCGGATATTCGGCTGAGACGTTCCGCCGGGATTCTGTTTTGCCTGCGGATGCCATCCTACTGCGCAAGCCCTACACGGCGGCCCAATTACTGAAGGAAGTACATCGGCTGCTGCCAGGCGAGGCCGGAGACAAGATGGCATAA
- a CDS encoding sulfite exporter TauE/SafE family protein, producing the protein MLLPEILTCLGIGVVSGIVAALCGVGGGVVMVPAFVFLLAMPQRQAVATSLAIIIPTALMATTQNSRHGLVNWKVMAVTSLSAALFAYYGSGWLKTLSNETLTRIFGVVMVAFGLRMLLVGKA; encoded by the coding sequence ATGCTGCTTCCTGAAATTCTGACTTGTCTGGGCATTGGGGTGGTCAGTGGGATTGTCGCCGCGCTCTGTGGGGTGGGTGGCGGTGTGGTCATGGTTCCTGCGTTTGTTTTTCTCCTCGCCATGCCTCAGCGGCAGGCCGTGGCCACCAGCCTAGCCATCATCATCCCCACCGCCCTCATGGCCACCACACAGAATTCACGCCATGGACTGGTTAACTGGAAGGTCATGGCCGTTACCTCCCTCTCCGCCGCCCTGTTTGCCTACTATGGCTCTGGCTGGCTGAAGACCCTAAGCAATGAAACCCTGACCCGGATTTTTGGCGTCGTCATGGTCGCATTTGGCCTGCGGATGCTCCTTGTCGGGAAGGCGTGA